The DNA region GTCGATCGCCGCGCACAGATTGGCGGCGGACTTTTCGCCCATGCGATCGAGCGAGGCGAGCTGATCCACGCTCAGCCGATAGATGTCGGCCGGCGTGTGCAGCATCCCCCGCTCCACCAGCTGATCGACGATCTTCTCGCCGAAACCGTCGATGTCGATCGCCCGGCGCGAGGCGAAATGCAGCAGCGCCTGCTTGCGCTGCGCCGCGCAGACCAGCCCGCCCGCGCAGCGGCTCACGGCTTCATCGGGCTCGCGGTAGACATCCGAGCCGCACACGGGGCAGTGCTTGGGCATGTGGAAGATGCGCGCATCGGCCGGCCGGCGCTCGGTCAGCACGCGCACGACTTCCGGGATCACGTCGCCGGCGCGGCGCACCACCACGCTATCGCCGATGCGCACGTCCTTGCGCCGGACTTCGTCTTCGTTGTGCAGCGTGGCGTTGGTCACCGTCACGCCGCCGACGAACACGGGCTGCAGCCGCGCCACGGGGGTCAGCGCCCCGGTGCGGCCGACCTGCACTTCGATCCCGGTCACGGTCGTGGTGGCCTCTTCGGCCGGAAACTTGTGCGCCAGAGCAAAGCGCGGGGCGCGCGAGACGAATCCGAGTGCCGCCTGCTGGCGCAGCGAATTCACCTTGTAGACGACCCCGTCGATGTCGTACGGCAGCTCGGCGCGCTGCTCGCCGATCTCTCGGTAGTAGCCGAGCAGCCCTTCGACACCGCGGACGACGCGTCGCTCCGGCGCTACGCGGAAACGCAACTCGTGCAGAAATTCGAGCAGATCCGAATGCTTCGCGGGTGGCTCATAACCCTCGGTCGCCCCGATGCCGTAGGCGAAGAAGGTGAGTGGGCGCGCCGCGGTGAGTTTCGGATCGAGCTGGCGCAGCGAGCCCGCGGCCGCGTTGCGGGCATTGACGAAGGTACGCTCGCCGCGCTCGCTCTGGCGCTCGTTGAGCTGCGCGAACGAGCGTTTGAGCATGAGGACTTCGCCGCGAACTTCGAGCAGGCGCGGTGCACGCTTCGAGTCGAGTGTGAGCGGAATGGCCCGGATCGTGCGCAGGTTCGTGCTTACGTCCTCGCCGGTATAGCCGTCGCCTCGGGTTGCGCCCTGTACGAAGCGTCCGCCCTCGTAGGCCAGCGTAACGGCGAGTCCGTCGAACTTCGGCTCGCACGAATACTCGATGCGGCTGGCATCCAGCGCCTCGCGCACGCGCCGGTCGAAGCCCTCGACTTCGTCTTCGCTGAAGGCGTTGCCGAGCGAGAGCATCGGCACGCGGTGCGTGACCGCAGCAAGCTGAGTGAGCGGCGTGGCGCCGACGCGCTGCGTGGGCGAATCGGGCGTGATCCACTCGGGATGGGTCTGCTCGATCGCCTCCAGCTCGCGAAAGAGCGCG from Betaproteobacteria bacterium includes:
- the ligA gene encoding NAD-dependent DNA ligase LigA, whose amino-acid sequence is MDRARLSRSHARALRKEIVHHNYLYYVLDAPEITDAEYDALFRELEAIEQTHPEWITPDSPTQRVGATPLTQLAAVTHRVPMLSLGNAFSEDEVEGFDRRVREALDASRIEYSCEPKFDGLAVTLAYEGGRFVQGATRGDGYTGEDVSTNLRTIRAIPLTLDSKRAPRLLEVRGEVLMLKRSFAQLNERQSERGERTFVNARNAAAGSLRQLDPKLTAARPLTFFAYGIGATEGYEPPAKHSDLLEFLHELRFRVAPERRVVRGVEGLLGYYREIGEQRAELPYDIDGVVYKVNSLRQQAALGFVSRAPRFALAHKFPAEEATTTVTGIEVQVGRTGALTPVARLQPVFVGGVTVTNATLHNEDEVRRKDVRIGDSVVVRRAGDVIPEVVRVLTERRPADARIFHMPKHCPVCGSDVYREPDEAVSRCAGGLVCAAQRKQALLHFASRRAIDIDGFGEKIVDQLVERGMLHTPADIYRLSVDQLASLDRMGEKSAANLCAAIDRSRRTTLPRLVYALGIRHVGEATARDLTNHFGSLDGIVHADEEALLQVSEVGAVIAASIARFFAEPHNREVIDALRKAGVAWPEGKPKKASSNGPEAGKTFVLTGTLPNLSRDEARDMIQGAGGKVSGSVSKKTDYVVAGADPGSKLARAEELGVAVIDEAQLLQLLGR